Proteins encoded by one window of Aphidius gifuensis isolate YNYX2018 linkage group LG2, ASM1490517v1, whole genome shotgun sequence:
- the LOC122848347 gene encoding homeodomain-interacting protein kinase 2 isoform X3 has translation MCDMFIQNQQTSSVNSSSSNNNSNNNNNITAHHHSKKRKLDYNTNQPVIQHSLVQSSVDYQLDNTGLQRYSVSGNNATFNNTLSNNNALQKSPNSSNTLMRASTIKLLDTYHRCGQKRKTWSREGNEALAVQSGNSTNVVGNTGVTQIHSQHQQPQLQQQQQHQQLNQPQQQQQHHQTHQNQQQTQSSSSQQPSSSSQHNQQSHQSNKQSNMTSHSKQVANNGGGSNPQGDGDYQLVQHEVLYSMTNQYEVLEFLGRGTFGQVVKCWKKGTNEIVAIKILKNHPSYARQGQIEVSILSRLSQENADEFNFVRAYECFQHKSHTCLVFEMLEQNLYDFLKQNKFSPLPLKYIRPILQQVLTALLKLKQLGLIHADLKPENIMLVDPVRQPYRVKVIDFGSASHVSKAVCNTYLQSRYYRAPEIILGLPFCEAIDMWSLGCVVAELFLGWPLYPGSSEYDQIRYISQTQGLPTEHMLNHASKTTKFFYRDMDSTYPFWRLKTPEEHEAETGIKSKEARKYIFNCLDDIGQVNVPTDLEGGQLLAEKADRREFIDLLKRMLTMDQVERRITPGEALNHAFVNLAHLLDYAHCNNVKASVQMMEVTRRAGDFTSSPSHHQPPPAPQPPPPASLVANFVPTTNGSAVTLTFNNQLTNQVQRLVREHRTAQNGYDNLYQIYSNSSRRATQYSSSSSGSNSGRNGVHDFSHQLGIPGILCPPPGYQTMPSPAKHVVVAQSSQSQQAPLQIQSSILSQQAVAAAAAAAAAQQQYATVPVSMVESGRQMLLTNAVQTSWPGGSRQMATIVPSWQQLPPQHASIQQPLLSDAGDWGRPLIVDSSTIIQRPVFPVTEVYNTSALVEHPSQNWGKRSVTKHHQHHLTVPQQTQHRHEHKKENQQLSPVKKRVKESTPPSSMRRHSPANGHWQQQQQTQQPQQQQQQHQQHQQQHQQQQQQQQQQSNHHSGGKHANNHNAEHQQISNVRQQTITIHDTPSPAVSVITISDSEDETPGKGAQSTSRTVQNSQPVHSTTHQSHNNHSSSRAQRKNVISCVTVNDSDGESSPARAHAHLYQQNHQSSSSSSSQQQSHATQQIKHEPQPQHHISSGYSSQSQKKRLLAKVQSECNMINVATKPEPGVEYLAPHPCHAPACKEPPTYQDDGYDMHDYLLQYVTTSNAHPHLQEQHIVYTTGADKRVSWPSKRAEYKHEYIQPPAAHSRDHQKWTVTNPVHQYRQSQVVGSSAHPAHSHGHHGHPAHLSPVSSGGGRSPAGAPVVGSAQHLGQPLYQEYAHVRSRAHQVPPPVYVTTAPSQAPSGIQQQQGPTYQGFTPGSSPLTLYDSSRALPPPAHHSSARPLLASHAAHPLPAHMQSAVYGLAPLSPQKHQYQPPGLWFTE, from the exons ATGTGTGACATGTTTATCCAAAATCAACAGACGAGCAGCgtcaacagcagcagcagtaataataacagcaataataataataatattaccgCTCACCATcatagtaaaaaaagaaaattagatTATAATACAAATCAACCAGTAATACAACATTCATTAGTTCAATCAAGTGTTGATTATCAATTGGACAATACTGGATTACAACGTTATTCGGTGAGCGGTAACAACGCAACATTTAATAATACGTTGTCAAATAATAATGCGCTGCAAAAAAGTCCAAATTCATCAAATACTTTGATGCGagcatcaacaattaaattattagataCTTATCATCGTTGTGGACAAAAg agAAAAACTTGGTCAAGAGAAGGGAATGAAGCCTTAGCAGTACAATCTGGTAATTCAACAAACGTAGTGGGAAATACTGGAGTTACTCAAATACATTCACAACATCAACAACctcaattacaacaacaacaacaacatcaacaattaaaccaaccacaacaacagcaacagcatcatcaaacacatcaaaatcaacaacagacacaatcatcatcatcacaacagccttcatcatcatcacaacaTAATCAACAATcacatcaatcaaataaacaatcCAATATGACGTCACATAGTAAACAAGTTGCTAATAATGGTGGTGGTAGTAATCCACAAGGTGATGGTGACTATCAATTGGTCCAGCATGAAgttttatattcaatgacAAATCAATATGAAGTCCTTGAATTTCTTGGTAGAGGTACATTTGGACAAGTTGTTAAATGCTGGAAAAAAGGaacaaatgaaattgttgctattaaaattcttaaaaatCATCCATCATATGCACGTCAAGGACAAATTGag GTCTCCATCCTGTCGCGACTTAGCCAGGAAAATGCGGATGAGTTCAATTTTGTACGTGCCTATGAGTGCTTTCAGCATAAATCTCATACATGTTTGGTTTTTGAAATGCtggaacaaaatttatatgactttcttaagcaaaataaattttcacctcttccattaaaatatattagacCAATTCTTCAACAAGTACTTACAGCTTTGCTAAAACTcaag caaTTAGGTTTGATTCATGCTGATTTAAAACCAGAAAATATAATGTTAGTTGATCCAGTACGTCAGCCTTATCGTGTTAAAGTTATTGATTTTGGTTCAGCATCACATGTATCAAAAGCTGTATGTAATACATATTTACAATCACGATATTATCGTGCACCAGAAATAATATTAGGTTTGCCATTTTGTGAAGCAATTGATATGTGGTCACTTGGTTGTGTTGTTGCTGAATTATTTCTTGGTTGGCCATTGTATCCTGGAAGTTCTGAGTATGATCAAATTCGTTATATAAGCCAAACACAAGGTTTACCAACAGAACACATGTTAAATCATGCTAGTAAaacaactaaatttttttatcgtgatATGGATAGTACATATCCATTTTGGCGTTTAAAAACACCTGAAGAACATGAAGCCGAGACTGGTATTAAATCAAAAGAagcaagaaaatatatatttaattgtttggaTGATATTGGTCAGGTTAATGTACCAACTGATCTTGAAGGTGGTCAATTACTTGCTGAAAAAGCTGATAGAcgagaatttattgatttattaaagaGAATGCTTACTATGGATCAGgta gAACGTCGTATAACACCTGGTGAAGCATTAAATcatgcatttgttaatttagcaCATTTACTTGATTATGCACATTGTAATAATGTCAAAGCATCAGTACAAATGATGGAAGTTACAAGACGTGCTGGTGATTTTACATCAAGTCCATCACATCATCAACCACCACCAGCACcacaaccaccaccaccagcatCACTTGTTGCTAATTTTGTACCAACAACAAATGGTAGTGCTGTTACATTgacatttaataatcaattaacaaATCAAGTACAACGTCTTGTACGTGAACATCGTACAGCACAAAATggttatgataatttatatcaaatatatagtAATAGTAGTAGAAGAGCAACACAATATAGTAGTTCATCAAGTGGCTCAAATAGTGGAAGAAATGGTGTACATGATTTTTCACATCAACTTGGTATACCTGGTATATTATGTCCACCACCTGGTTATCAAACAATGCCAAGTCCAGCAAAACATGTTGTTGTTGCACAATCATCACAATCACAACAAGCACCATTACAAATacaatcatcaatattatcacaaCAAGCTGTTGCAgctgcagcagcagcagcagcagcacaACAACAATATGCAACTGTACCAGTATCAATGGTTGAAAGTGGAAGACAAATGTTACTAACAAATGCTGTACAAACATCTTGGCCAGGTGGTAGTCGACAAATGGCAACAATTGTACCATCATGGCAACAATTACCACCACAACATGCATCAATACAACAACCATTATTAAGTGATGCTGGTGATTGGGGTAGACcattaattgttgatagtTCAACAATAATACAACGTCCTGTATTTCCAGTAACTGAAGTTTATAATACAAGTGCATTGGTTGAACATCCATCACAAAATTGGGGTAAACGTAGTGTTAcaaaacatcatcaacatcatttaaCTGTACCACAACAAACACAACACAGACATGaacataaaaaagaaaatcaacaattaagtCCAGTTAAAAAACGAGTTAAAGAAAGTACACCACCAAGTAGTATGAGACGTCATTCACCTGCAAATGGACATtggcaacaacaacaacaaacccAACAACcccaacaacaacagcaacagcatcaacaacatcaacaacaacatcaacaacagcaacaacagcagcagcaacaatcAAATCATCACAGTGGTGGTAAACATGCTAATAATCATAATGCTGAACATCAACAAATATCAAATGTTAGACaacaaacaataacaattcatGATACACCATCACCAGCTGTATCTGTTATTACAATAAGTGATAGTGAAGATGAAACACCTGGTAAAGGCGCACAATCAACTTCACGAACTGTACAAAATTCTCAACCAGTACATTCAACAACGCATCAATCGCACAATAATCATAGCTCATCAAGAGCACAACGTAAAAATGTCATAAGTTGTGTTACAGTTAATGATAGTGATGGTGAATCAAGTCCAGCTCGAGCACATGCTCATTtgtatcaacaaaatcatcaatcatcatcatcatcatcaagtcaACAACAATCACATGCTACACAACAAATTAAACATGAACCACAGCCGCAGCACCATATCag tTCTGGCTATTCTTcacaatcacaaaaaaaacGATTGCTTGCCAAAGTACAGTCCGAGTGTAACATGATTAATGTAGCAACAAAACCAGAGCCTGGAGTTGAATATCTTGCTCCACATCCTTGTCATGCACCAGCATGTAAAGAGCCACCAACTTatcag GATGATGGCTATGACATGCATGACTACTTATTGCAGTATGTAACAACAAGTAATGCTCATCCTCATCTACAAGAACAACATATTGTCTATACAACTGGAGCTGATAAACGAGTATCATGGCCAAGTAAACGTGCTGAATACAAACATGAATATATACAACCACCTGCAGCTCATTCGCGAGATCACCAAAAGTGGACTGTTACAAATCCAGTACATCAATACAG GCAAAGCCAGGTGGTGGGTTCATCAGCACATCCAGCTCATAGCCATGGTCATCATGGTCATCCAGCCCATTTGAGTCCGGTTAGTAGTGGTGGAGGTAGAAGTCCCGCAGGTGCTCCTGTTGTAGGTAGTGCACAGCATCTTGGTCAACCACTTTATCAAGAATATGCTCATGTACGTTCACGAGCTCATCAAGTACCACCGCCTGTTTATGTTACAACAGCACCATCACAAGCTCCTTCTGgtattcaacaacaacaaggtcCCACCTATCAGGGATTTACACCCGG CTCGTCACCATTAACGTTGTATGATTCTAGTCGAGCACTACCACCACCAGCTCATCACAGTTCAGCTAGACCATTATTAGCAAGCCATGCAGCTCATCCACTTCCTGCTCACATGCAATCAGCTGTCTATGGTCTGGCTCCTTTATCACCTCAAAAACATCAATATCAACCACCTGGTTTGTGGTTTActgagtaa
- the LOC122848347 gene encoding homeodomain-interacting protein kinase 2 isoform X2, with protein sequence MCDMFIQNQQTSSVNSSSSNNNSNNNNNITAHHHSKKRKLDYNTNQPVIQHSLVQSSVDYQLDNTGLQRYSVSGNNATFNNTLSNNNALQKSPNSSNTLMRASTIKLLDTYHRCGQKRKTWSREGNEALAVQSGNSTNVVGNTGVTQIHSQHQQPQLQQQQQHQQLNQPQQQQQHHQTHQNQQQTQSSSSQQPSSSSQHNQQSHQSNKQSNMTSHSKQVANNGGGSNPQGDGDYQLVQHEVLYSMTNQYEVLEFLGRGTFGQVVKCWKKGTNEIVAIKILKNHPSYARQGQIEVSILSRLSQENADEFNFVRAYECFQHKSHTCLVFEMLEQNLYDFLKQNKFSPLPLKYIRPILQQVLTALLKLKQLGLIHADLKPENIMLVDPVRQPYRVKVIDFGSASHVSKAVCNTYLQSRYYRAPEIILGLPFCEAIDMWSLGCVVAELFLGWPLYPGSSEYDQIRYISQTQGLPTEHMLNHASKTTKFFYRDMDSTYPFWRLKTPEEHEAETGIKSKEARKYIFNCLDDIGQVNVPTDLEGGQLLAEKADRREFIDLLKRMLTMDQERRITPGEALNHAFVNLAHLLDYAHCNNVKASVQMMEVTRRAGDFTSSPSHHQPPPAPQPPPPASLVANFVPTTNGSAVTLTFNNQLTNQVQRLVREHRTAQNGYDNLYQIYSNSSRRATQYSSSSSGSNSGRNGVHDFSHQLGIPGILCPPPGYQTMPSPAKHVVVAQSSQSQQAPLQIQSSILSQQAVAAAAAAAAAQQQYATVPVSMVESGRQMLLTNAVQTSWPGGSRQMATIVPSWQQLPPQHASIQQPLLSDAGDWGRPLIVDSSTIIQRPVFPVTEVYNTSALVEHPSQNWGKRSVTKHHQHHLTVPQQTQHRHEHKKENQQLSPVKKRVKESTPPSSMRRHSPANGHWQQQQQTQQPQQQQQQHQQHQQQHQQQQQQQQQQSNHHSGGKHANNHNAEHQQISNVRQQTITIHDTPSPAVSVITISDSEDETPGKGAQSTSRTVQNSQPVHSTTHQSHNNHSSSRAQRKNVISCVTVNDSDGESSPARAHAHLYQQNHQSSSSSSSQQQSHATQQIKHEPQPQHHISSGYSSQSQKKRLLAKVQSECNMINVATKPEPGVEYLAPHPCHAPACKEPPTYQDDGYDMHDYLLQYVTTSNAHPHLQEQHIVYTTGADKRVSWPSKRAEYKHEYIQPPAAHSRDHQKWTVTNPVHQYRQSQVVGSSAHPAHSHGHHGHPAHLSPVSSGGGRSPAGAPVVGSAQHLGQPLYQEYAHVRSRAHQVPPPVYVTTAPSQAPSGIQQQQGPTYQGFTPGWVPRQLVDACTSSPLTLYDSSRALPPPAHHSSARPLLASHAAHPLPAHMQSAVYGLAPLSPQKHQYQPPGLWFTE encoded by the exons ATGTGTGACATGTTTATCCAAAATCAACAGACGAGCAGCgtcaacagcagcagcagtaataataacagcaataataataataatattaccgCTCACCATcatagtaaaaaaagaaaattagatTATAATACAAATCAACCAGTAATACAACATTCATTAGTTCAATCAAGTGTTGATTATCAATTGGACAATACTGGATTACAACGTTATTCGGTGAGCGGTAACAACGCAACATTTAATAATACGTTGTCAAATAATAATGCGCTGCAAAAAAGTCCAAATTCATCAAATACTTTGATGCGagcatcaacaattaaattattagataCTTATCATCGTTGTGGACAAAAg agAAAAACTTGGTCAAGAGAAGGGAATGAAGCCTTAGCAGTACAATCTGGTAATTCAACAAACGTAGTGGGAAATACTGGAGTTACTCAAATACATTCACAACATCAACAACctcaattacaacaacaacaacaacatcaacaattaaaccaaccacaacaacagcaacagcatcatcaaacacatcaaaatcaacaacagacacaatcatcatcatcacaacagccttcatcatcatcacaacaTAATCAACAATcacatcaatcaaataaacaatcCAATATGACGTCACATAGTAAACAAGTTGCTAATAATGGTGGTGGTAGTAATCCACAAGGTGATGGTGACTATCAATTGGTCCAGCATGAAgttttatattcaatgacAAATCAATATGAAGTCCTTGAATTTCTTGGTAGAGGTACATTTGGACAAGTTGTTAAATGCTGGAAAAAAGGaacaaatgaaattgttgctattaaaattcttaaaaatCATCCATCATATGCACGTCAAGGACAAATTGag GTCTCCATCCTGTCGCGACTTAGCCAGGAAAATGCGGATGAGTTCAATTTTGTACGTGCCTATGAGTGCTTTCAGCATAAATCTCATACATGTTTGGTTTTTGAAATGCtggaacaaaatttatatgactttcttaagcaaaataaattttcacctcttccattaaaatatattagacCAATTCTTCAACAAGTACTTACAGCTTTGCTAAAACTcaag caaTTAGGTTTGATTCATGCTGATTTAAAACCAGAAAATATAATGTTAGTTGATCCAGTACGTCAGCCTTATCGTGTTAAAGTTATTGATTTTGGTTCAGCATCACATGTATCAAAAGCTGTATGTAATACATATTTACAATCACGATATTATCGTGCACCAGAAATAATATTAGGTTTGCCATTTTGTGAAGCAATTGATATGTGGTCACTTGGTTGTGTTGTTGCTGAATTATTTCTTGGTTGGCCATTGTATCCTGGAAGTTCTGAGTATGATCAAATTCGTTATATAAGCCAAACACAAGGTTTACCAACAGAACACATGTTAAATCATGCTAGTAAaacaactaaatttttttatcgtgatATGGATAGTACATATCCATTTTGGCGTTTAAAAACACCTGAAGAACATGAAGCCGAGACTGGTATTAAATCAAAAGAagcaagaaaatatatatttaattgtttggaTGATATTGGTCAGGTTAATGTACCAACTGATCTTGAAGGTGGTCAATTACTTGCTGAAAAAGCTGATAGAcgagaatttattgatttattaaagaGAATGCTTACTATGGATCAG gAACGTCGTATAACACCTGGTGAAGCATTAAATcatgcatttgttaatttagcaCATTTACTTGATTATGCACATTGTAATAATGTCAAAGCATCAGTACAAATGATGGAAGTTACAAGACGTGCTGGTGATTTTACATCAAGTCCATCACATCATCAACCACCACCAGCACcacaaccaccaccaccagcatCACTTGTTGCTAATTTTGTACCAACAACAAATGGTAGTGCTGTTACATTgacatttaataatcaattaacaaATCAAGTACAACGTCTTGTACGTGAACATCGTACAGCACAAAATggttatgataatttatatcaaatatatagtAATAGTAGTAGAAGAGCAACACAATATAGTAGTTCATCAAGTGGCTCAAATAGTGGAAGAAATGGTGTACATGATTTTTCACATCAACTTGGTATACCTGGTATATTATGTCCACCACCTGGTTATCAAACAATGCCAAGTCCAGCAAAACATGTTGTTGTTGCACAATCATCACAATCACAACAAGCACCATTACAAATacaatcatcaatattatcacaaCAAGCTGTTGCAgctgcagcagcagcagcagcagcacaACAACAATATGCAACTGTACCAGTATCAATGGTTGAAAGTGGAAGACAAATGTTACTAACAAATGCTGTACAAACATCTTGGCCAGGTGGTAGTCGACAAATGGCAACAATTGTACCATCATGGCAACAATTACCACCACAACATGCATCAATACAACAACCATTATTAAGTGATGCTGGTGATTGGGGTAGACcattaattgttgatagtTCAACAATAATACAACGTCCTGTATTTCCAGTAACTGAAGTTTATAATACAAGTGCATTGGTTGAACATCCATCACAAAATTGGGGTAAACGTAGTGTTAcaaaacatcatcaacatcatttaaCTGTACCACAACAAACACAACACAGACATGaacataaaaaagaaaatcaacaattaagtCCAGTTAAAAAACGAGTTAAAGAAAGTACACCACCAAGTAGTATGAGACGTCATTCACCTGCAAATGGACATtggcaacaacaacaacaaacccAACAACcccaacaacaacagcaacagcatcaacaacatcaacaacaacatcaacaacagcaacaacagcagcagcaacaatcAAATCATCACAGTGGTGGTAAACATGCTAATAATCATAATGCTGAACATCAACAAATATCAAATGTTAGACaacaaacaataacaattcatGATACACCATCACCAGCTGTATCTGTTATTACAATAAGTGATAGTGAAGATGAAACACCTGGTAAAGGCGCACAATCAACTTCACGAACTGTACAAAATTCTCAACCAGTACATTCAACAACGCATCAATCGCACAATAATCATAGCTCATCAAGAGCACAACGTAAAAATGTCATAAGTTGTGTTACAGTTAATGATAGTGATGGTGAATCAAGTCCAGCTCGAGCACATGCTCATTtgtatcaacaaaatcatcaatcatcatcatcatcatcaagtcaACAACAATCACATGCTACACAACAAATTAAACATGAACCACAGCCGCAGCACCATATCag tTCTGGCTATTCTTcacaatcacaaaaaaaacGATTGCTTGCCAAAGTACAGTCCGAGTGTAACATGATTAATGTAGCAACAAAACCAGAGCCTGGAGTTGAATATCTTGCTCCACATCCTTGTCATGCACCAGCATGTAAAGAGCCACCAACTTatcag GATGATGGCTATGACATGCATGACTACTTATTGCAGTATGTAACAACAAGTAATGCTCATCCTCATCTACAAGAACAACATATTGTCTATACAACTGGAGCTGATAAACGAGTATCATGGCCAAGTAAACGTGCTGAATACAAACATGAATATATACAACCACCTGCAGCTCATTCGCGAGATCACCAAAAGTGGACTGTTACAAATCCAGTACATCAATACAG GCAAAGCCAGGTGGTGGGTTCATCAGCACATCCAGCTCATAGCCATGGTCATCATGGTCATCCAGCCCATTTGAGTCCGGTTAGTAGTGGTGGAGGTAGAAGTCCCGCAGGTGCTCCTGTTGTAGGTAGTGCACAGCATCTTGGTCAACCACTTTATCAAGAATATGCTCATGTACGTTCACGAGCTCATCAAGTACCACCGCCTGTTTATGTTACAACAGCACCATCACAAGCTCCTTCTGgtattcaacaacaacaaggtcCCACCTATCAGGGATTTACACCCGGGTGGGTACCAAGACAACTAGTTGATGCATGCAC CTCGTCACCATTAACGTTGTATGATTCTAGTCGAGCACTACCACCACCAGCTCATCACAGTTCAGCTAGACCATTATTAGCAAGCCATGCAGCTCATCCACTTCCTGCTCACATGCAATCAGCTGTCTATGGTCTGGCTCCTTTATCACCTCAAAAACATCAATATCAACCACCTGGTTTGTGGTTTActgagtaa